Within the Nocardioides humi genome, the region CCTCGGTGAACCGGCGGAACTCGCCAGCCGACTCGGCGTCGTCGCGGTAGGCGTTGGGGAAGAGCCGCCGCAGCACCGGGTCCTCGGGCTCGGTGGTCGGGCCGGAGAAGTCGAGCAGCGCCTCCAGCGGGTCGCGCTCGGTGGCGGCGACGGCCGACTCGTTGTGCAGCAGCTCGACGAGCTGGGCGGCCAGTGAGCGCAGCAGGTCGGCCTCGAAGACCGAGAACGTCGCGATGACGCGCTTGCTCCGGCGGTGCCGGACGAATCCAGAGGTCATGACGGTGGGCGCTCACTCGGCCTTCGACAGGGTGGCCCACAGGCCGTACTCGTGCATCGCCTGCACGTCGCGCTCCATCTCCTCGCGGGTGCCGCTGCTGACGACGGACCTCCCGTCCTCGTGGACCTCCATCATCAGCTTCTCGGCCTTCTTCCTGCCGTAGCCGAAGTGCTTCTGGAAGACGAAGGTGACGTACGACATGAGGTTGACGGGGTCGTTCCACACCACCGTCACCCAGGGGGTGTCGGCGAGGGTGATGTCGTCCGGGGTGAGGTCCTGCTGGACTCCCGGATCGACCTTCTCCGGGCTCGCGGTCGTCACGAGCCCCATCGTGTCACAGCGGTTCAGGGCGGTCAGGAGCACCACTTGTCGGCCAGGGTGACGACGACATTGAAGTTGCGGTTGGTCGCGACGCCCAGCGAGCGCTCGGTCTTGAACGGGTCGACGTTGCCCGCCTGGTAGCCGGGCCCCATCAGGATGTGCGCCGCACGCCCACGGACGACCACCGCGTTGAGGTCGTCGCTGCGCGCCTCGACCTCGGCGACCACCTCGGCGTCGGGCTCGTCCTTGAGCAGGTAGACATAGTGCCGCTGCCGGTCGGGGCGGGCGGCGCTCAGCTCGCGGGCGTCCGCGGCGATCGCGGCCAGCTCGGCCGGCGTGTAGGCGATCGTCGGCACCTCGAACCCGGTCTGCTCGAGGTAGGCCCTCTCGAGCGCTGCCTCGACCTTGGCGCGCGAGCGCATGCCGGTGGTGAGCCGGACGTTGCCGGTGTTGATGTGGGTCAGCACGTCGCGGCCGCCGGCGGCCTCGGTCGCGGCGACGATCTCGGCCTTGGGGAACTTCCGGGTCGGCCCGAGGTTGATGGCGCGCAGGAACGCGACGTAGGTCGGCATGGCCCCAGTATGGCGGCGGTGTGGCGTGCGCCACCGTCGCGCGACATGCATAGTTTTCCGATGTAAATTGGTCGGACGTGAGCACTCCCGATGTCGACGCCCTCAGTGGCGACCTCACGGTGTACGCCGCCCGGCTGGTCCGGCTGATCCGCCGCTCGCATGCCTCCTCGGCGGGCGTCCGCGTGCTGTCGATCCTCGACGAGTCGGGCCCGCAGGGCGTGACCGCCCTCGCCCAGGCCGACCGCTGCTCGCAGCCGACGATGACCGGCCAGGTCAACCAGCTCGTCGACCAGGGCTGGGTCGCGCGCCAGGCGAACCCCGACGACGCGCGCAGCAGCCTGGTCGTGCTCACCGATGCCGGGCGCACCGAGCTCGCGCGGGTACGGCGCCTCAGCGCCGGCCTCGTGTCGGAGCGGCTCGCCCGTCGTACCGATCTCTCCGTCGACGACCTCGCGACCGCCGTGGCCGTGCTCCAGGCCGTCCTCGAACCCACCTCGGAAAGAACCTCGTGACCGCCACCGCCGATCCCGGCACCCACACCCCTCCCACGCCGCCGAGGGCGGCTCGTTCCTGCGCCAGCCGCGCGCGGTGTGGGCCGTCGCCTTCGCCTGCGTCATCGCGTTCATGGGCATCGGCCTGGTCGACCCGATCCTCAAGGAGATCGCGGCCAAGCTCGAGGCGACGCCGAGCCAGGTGTCGCTGCTGTTCACCAGCTACATGGCGGTGATGGGCGTGGCGATGCTGGTCACCGGCGTCGTCTCCACGCGGATCGGCGCCAAACGGACCCTGCTCACCGGCCTGGTCCTGATCATCGTCTTCGCCGGGCTCGCCGGCATGTCCGGCTCGGTCGGCGCCGTGATCGGCTTCCGCGCCGGCTGGGGCCTCGGCAATGCACTCTTCATCGCCACCGCGCTGTCGACCATCGTGAGCGCCTCGAAGGGCTCGCTCGCCCAGGCGATCATCCTGTTCGAGGCGGCGCTCGGCCTCGGCATCGCGTCCGGGCCGCTCGTCGGCGGGCTGCTCGGCGAGCACTCCTGGCGCGGCCCGTTCTTCGGCGTCTCGGTGCTGATGACGATGGCGCTCGTCGCGACGGCGGTCTTCCTGCCCGCGACGCCGCCCGCGCCGCGACGTACGACGCTCGCCGACCCGTTCCGTGCCCTCGCCTACCCCGCGCTCGCCGTGATCGCGGCGGTCGCGGTCTGCTACAACCTCGGCTTCTTCTCGCTGCTCGCCGCGGGCCCGTTCGCGCTGCCCGAGGCCGGGATCATGCAGATCGGCTGGATCTTCTTCGGCTGGGGCGTGCTCCTCGCGGTCGCGTCGGTCGCGCTCGCGCCGTGGGTGCAGCGCAAGGTCGGTACCGTGCCCGCGCTGATCGGCGCGCTCACCCTGTTCGCACTCGACCTGATCATGATGGCGATCGGCGCCTCCACCTCGACCGTCGTCATCGTCGGGATCGTCGTCGCCGGCGCCTTCCTCGGCGTCATCAACACCCTGGTCACCGAGGCCGTGATGGGCGCGGCGCCGGTGGAGCGGCCGGTCGCCTCGGCGGCGTACTCCTTCGTGCGGTTCACCGGCGGCGCCGTCGGGCCGTACGTCGCCCTCAAGCTCGCCGAGCACCAGGGCTCCGCGGCGCCGTTCTGGTTCGGCGGGATCGCGGTCGTCGTCGGCGTCGCGATCCTGGTCGCCGGCGCCGCGACCATCGGCCGGGCCCTGCACGGCACCCCGGCCGCCCACTCCCCCGAGGAGGCGGAGGCCGAGGCGCTCGGGGACCTGTCCTGACCGACCCGGCGCATCCTGACCCGTAAGT harbors:
- a CDS encoding MFS transporter gives rise to the protein MWAVAFACVIAFMGIGLVDPILKEIAAKLEATPSQVSLLFTSYMAVMGVAMLVTGVVSTRIGAKRTLLTGLVLIIVFAGLAGMSGSVGAVIGFRAGWGLGNALFIATALSTIVSASKGSLAQAIILFEAALGLGIASGPLVGGLLGEHSWRGPFFGVSVLMTMALVATAVFLPATPPAPRRTTLADPFRALAYPALAVIAAVAVCYNLGFFSLLAAGPFALPEAGIMQIGWIFFGWGVLLAVASVALAPWVQRKVGTVPALIGALTLFALDLIMMAIGASTSTVVIVGIVVAGAFLGVINTLVTEAVMGAAPVERPVASAAYSFVRFTGGAVGPYVALKLAEHQGSAAPFWFGGIAVVVGVAILVAGAATIGRALHGTPAAHSPEEAEAEALGDLS
- the clpS gene encoding ATP-dependent Clp protease adapter ClpS translates to MTTASPEKVDPGVQQDLTPDDITLADTPWVTVVWNDPVNLMSYVTFVFQKHFGYGRKKAEKLMMEVHEDGRSVVSSGTREEMERDVQAMHEYGLWATLSKAE
- a CDS encoding DUF1697 domain-containing protein, producing MPTYVAFLRAINLGPTRKFPKAEIVAATEAAGGRDVLTHINTGNVRLTTGMRSRAKVEAALERAYLEQTGFEVPTIAYTPAELAAIAADARELSAARPDRQRHYVYLLKDEPDAEVVAEVEARSDDLNAVVVRGRAAHILMGPGYQAGNVDPFKTERSLGVATNRNFNVVVTLADKWCS
- a CDS encoding MarR family winged helix-turn-helix transcriptional regulator → MSTPDVDALSGDLTVYAARLVRLIRRSHASSAGVRVLSILDESGPQGVTALAQADRCSQPTMTGQVNQLVDQGWVARQANPDDARSSLVVLTDAGRTELARVRRLSAGLVSERLARRTDLSVDDLATAVAVLQAVLEPTSERTS